One segment of Choloepus didactylus isolate mChoDid1 chromosome 15, mChoDid1.pri, whole genome shotgun sequence DNA contains the following:
- the LOC119510055 gene encoding probable helicase with zinc finger domain, translated as MEDRRAEKSCEQACESLKKQDYEMALKHCTEALLSLGQYSLADFTGPCPLEIERIKIESLLYRIASFLQLKNYGQADEDCRHVLGEGLAKGDGAFQAVLCCMQLKGKLQLVSNILAKSLTGESLNGMVTKDLTRLKTLLTETETATSNVLSDYHVEDLEEGSCNGWHFRPPPRGITSSEEYTLCKRFLEQGICRYGAQCTSAHSQEELAEWQKRYASRLIKLKQQNENKQLSGSYMETLIEKWMNSLSPEKVLSECIEGVKVEHHPDLSVTVNTKKSHQTWTFALTCKPARMLYRVALLYDAHRPHFSIIAISAGDSTTQVSQEVPENCQEWIGGKMVQNGLDHYVYKVGIAFNTEIFGTFRQTIVFDFGLEPVLMQRVMIDAASTEDLEYLMHARQQLVTTAKRWDSSSKTIIDFEPNETTDLEKSLLIRYQIPLSADQLFTQSVLDKSLTKTNYQSRLHDLLYIEEIAQYKEVSKFNLKVQLQILASFMLTGVSGGAKYAQNGQLFGRFKLTETLSEDTLAGRLVMTKVNAVYLLPVPKEKLVQTQGTKEKVYEATIEEKTKEYIFLRLSRECCEELNLRPDCDTQVELQFQLNRLPLCEMHYALDRIKDNGVLFPDITMTPTIPWSPNRQWDEQLDPRLNAKQKEAVLAITTPLSIQLPPVLIIGPYGTGKTFTLAQAVKHILQQQETRILICTHSNSAADLYIKDYLHPYVEAGNPQARPLRVYFRNRWVKTVHPVVHQYCLISSAHSTFQMPQKEDILKHRVVVVTLNTSQYLCQLDLEPGIFTHILLDEAAQAMECETIMPLALATKSTRIVLAGDHMQLSPFVYSEFARERNLHVSLLDRLYEHYPSEFPCRILLCENYRSHEAIINYTSELFYEGKLMASGKQPAHKDFYPLTFFTARGEDVQEKNSTAFYNNAEVFEVVERVEELRRKWPVAWGKLDDGSIGVVTPYADQVFRIRAELRKKRLSDVNVERVLNVQGKQFRVLFLSTVRTRHTCKHKQTPIKKKEQLLEDSTEDLDYGFLSNYKLLNTAITRAQSLVAVVGDPIALCSIGRCRKFWERFIALCHENNSLHGITFEQIKAQLEALELKKTYVLNPLAPEFIPRALRLQHSGNTNKQQQSPPKGKGLHHTQNDHFQNDGIVQPNPSVLIGNPIRAYTPPPPLGPHPNLGKSPSPVQRIDPHTGTSILYVPAVYGGNVVMSVPLPVPWTGYQGRFAVDPRIITHQAAMAYNMNLLQTHGRGSPIPYGLGHHPPVSIGQPQNQHQEKDQHEQNRNGKSDTNNPGPEINKIRTPEKKPTEPKQVDLESNPQNRSPESRPGIVYPNTKFHRKDNLNPRHLNLPLPAPHTQYAIPNRHFHPLPQLPRPPFPIPQQHNLLNQQQSNLPEQPNQMPPQPNQVVQQQNQMNQQTQQPPPQLSPAYQTGPNNAFFNNAVCHQAQSPPAEAVIPEQQPPPTLQEGHSPLRAIPQPSPILPSHLSNFIEESSSGLTIREALDHRVPGSITLETFRQQQARLQQWTEHPAYLSHGGPPYPHHHHPHLPHLPQPPIGLHHPQVRADWKLTSSAENEAETTYSRFQDLIRELSSRDQSETRELAEMPPPQSRLLQYRQVQTRSPPALPSPPSSSDHSSHFSNFGDNSRDVEVASSPAFPQRLPPQIFSSHFSLPSEHIAPPPLKYLAPDGAWTFANLQQNHLMGPGFPYGLPPLPHRPPQNPFVQIQNHQHAVGQEPFHPLSSRTVSSSSLPSLEEYEPRGPGRPLYQRRISSSSVQPCSEELNTPQDSLAQCKELQDHNNQSSINFSSPESWVNTTSSVPYQNIPCNGSSRTAQPQELIAPPTTVIPLEDQLKSENLELSSSFNYNVLQHLGQFPPLMPNKQLAESANSSSQQTSAGSKPTMSYASALRAPPKPRPPPEQAKKGSDPLSLFQELSLGSSSGSNGFYSYFK; from the coding sequence ATGGAAGACAGAAGAGCTGAGAAGTCATGTGAACAAGCGTGTGAATCACTTAAAAAGCAAGACTATGAAATGGCCCTCAAGCACTGCACAGAGGCCCTCCTTTCTCTAGGCCAGTACTCCCTGGCAGACTTCACAGGGCCATGTCCATTGGAGATAGAACGCATCAAAATTGAAAGTCTCCTTTACAGAATTGCCTCATTTTTGCAACTGAAAAACTATGGGCAAGCTGATGAAGATTGTAGGCATGTGTTGGGAGAAGGACTGGCCAAGGGAGATGGTGCCTTTCAGGCAGTGCTGTGCTGCATGCAGCTGAAAGGAAAGCTCCAGCTTGTATCCAACATTCTTGCCAAGTCACTGACAGGAGAGTCCCTGAATGGGATGGTAACAAAAGATTTGACAAGACTAAAAACACTTCTCACAGAAACAGAGACAGCAACTAGTAACGTCCTCTCTGATTATCATGTGGAAGACTTAGAAGAAGGATCTTGTAATGGTTGGCATTTCCGCCCACCACCTAGGGGAATCACAAGCAGCGAGGAATATACTTTGTGTAAAAGATTTTTAGAGCAAGGAATCTGTAGGTATGGTGCCCAGTGTACTTCAGCACATTCCCAGGAAGAACTAGCAGAATGGCAGAAAAGATATGCTTCACGGTTGATAAAACTGAAACAGCAAAATGAGAATAAACAGCTCTCAGGCAGTTACATGGAAACCTTGATTGAAAAGTGGATGAATTCGTTATCACCTGAAAAAGTGCTTAGTGAATGTATAGAAGGAGTAAAAGTAGAGCATCATCCTGATCTGTCAGTTACTGTCAACACCAAAAAATCTCATCAAACATGGACCTTTGCTCTCACTTGTAAGCCTGCAAGAATGCTGTATCGTGTAGCATTGCTTTATGATGCTCATCGTCCTCATTTTAGTATCATTGCAATATCTGCCGGAGATAGTACTACCCAGGTATCACAAGAAGTCCCAGAAAACTGTCAAGAATGGATAGGAGGAAAGATGGTCCAAAATGGATTAGATCATTACGTGTATAAAGTCGGAATAGCATTTAACACAGAAATATTTGGAACTTTTCGCCAAACTATAGTTTTCGACTTTGGATTGGAGCCAGTACTCATGCAAAGAGTAATGATTGATGCAGCTTCTACAGAAGATCTTGAATACCTGATGCATGCAAGACAGCAGTTAGTAACCACAGCTAAGCGTTGGGATTCTTCTTCTAAGACTATTATAGATTTTGAGCCTAATGAAACTACTGATTTGGAGAAGAGCCTTCTTATCAGATACCAAATTCCTCTCTCTGCTGACCAGCTATTTACCCAGTCCGTTTTAGATAAATCATTGACCAAGACCAACTATCAGTCACGGTTGCATGACCTTCTTTATATTGAGGAGATAGCCCAGTATAAAGAAGTCAGCAAGTTCAACCTCAAAGTGCAATTGCAGATTCTAGCAAGCTTCATGCTCACTGGTGTTTCTGGGGGTGCAAAGTATGCTCAGAATGGACAGCTATTTGGTCGCTTTAAGCTGACTGAAACACTTTCTGAAGATACTTTGGCTGGACGACTGGTCATGACCAAAGTCAATGCTGTTTATTTATTACCAGTCCCTAAAGAGAAGTTAGTACAGACCCAGGGAACCAAAGAGAAGGTTTATGAAGCTACTattgaagaaaaaacaaaagaatatatatttttaaggttaTCCAGGGAATGCTGTGAAGAACTTAACCTTCGACCTGATTGTGACACACAGGTCGAACTTCAGTTTCAGTTAAATCGATTACCCCTCTGTGAAATGCATTATGCATTAGATAGGATCAAGGACAATGGGGTTTTGTTTCCAGACATCACTATGACTCCTACCATTCCTTGGAGTCCCAACAGACAGTGGGATGAGCAGTTGGATCCTCgactaaatgcaaaacagaaagAGGCTGTTCTGGCCATTACTACTCCGCTTTCAATACAGCTGCCTCCTGTTCTTATCATCGGACCCTATGGGACAGGCAAAACATTCACTCTAGCTCAGGCTGTTAAGCACATACTTCAACAACAGGAGACTAGGATTCTCATTTGCACCCATTCTAATAGTGCTGCTGATCTCTACATAAAGGATTATTTACATCCATATGTAGAAGCAGGCAATCCCCAGGCAAGACCTCTCAGGGTATATTTCAGAAATCGCTGGGTAAAGACTGTCCACCCAGTTGTGCATCAGTACTGTTTGATCTCAAGCGCACATTCCACCTTTCAGATGCCACAGAAAGAAGATATACTTAAACATCGAGTGGTTGTTGTTACATTGAATACTTCCCAGTACCTCTGTCAGTTGGACCTTGAACCTGGGATTTTTACGCACATTCTATTAGATGAAGCTGCACAGGCCATGGAGTGTGAAACCATTATGCCTCTAGCATTAGCAACTAAGAGCACTCGGATTGTCTTGGCTGGAGACCACATGCAGCTCAGTCCTTTTGTTTACAGCGAGTTTGCTAGGGAGAGAAACCTGCATGTTTCATTACTGGATCGACTGTATGAGCATTACCCTTCCGAGTTTCCTTGTAGGATCCTCCTGTGTGAGAACTACCGCTCCCATGAAGCTATCATCAATTACACATCTGAGCTTTTCTATGAGGGCAAACTGATGGCCAGTGGAAAGCAACCAGCTCACAAGGATTTCTACCCACTAACTTTCTTTACAGCACGAGGGGAAGATgtacaagaaaaaaatagcacaGCTTTTTATAATAATGCAGAGGTATTTGAAGTGGTGGAACGTGTAGAAGAGTTAAGAAGGAAGTGGCCAGTAGCGTGGGGGAAGTTAGATGATGGAAGTATTGGTGTGGTGACTCCATATGCTGACCAAGTGTTTAGGATACGTGCTGAACTTCGAAAAAAGAGATTGTCTGATGTTAATGTTGAACGGGTGCTAAATGTTCAAGGAAAGCAATTCAGAGTTTTGTTTCTTAGCACGGTGCGTACAAGGCATACTTGTAAACATAAACAGACgccaattaaaaagaaagagcaactgcTAGAAGATTCCACAGAGGACTTAGATTATGGATTTTTATCTAACTACAAGCTTCTTAATACTGCCATCACAAGAGCACAATCCCTGGTTGCTGTGGTGGGTGATCCCATTGCTCTGTGCTCTATTGGAAGATGCAGGAAATTTTGGGAGCGGTTTATTGCCCTATGTCATGAAAATAATAGCCTACACGGAATCACTTTTGAACAGATCAAAGCTCAGTTAGAGGCTTTAGAACTAAAGAAGACGTATGTGTTGAATCCACTGGCACCTGAATTTATCCCCCGGGCTCTAAGACTGCAGCATTCAGGAAATACCAACAAACAACAGCAGTCGCCACCTAAGGGGAAAGGCCTCCATCATACCCAGAATGATCATTTCCAGAATGATGGAATTGTTCAGCCCAATCCTTCTGTACTTATTGGCAATCCTATTAGAGCATATACTCCTCCACCTCCTCTTGGACCTCACCCAAATTTGGGGAAATCTCCAAGCCCTGTTCAAAGAATAGATCCCCACACTGGGACAAGTATTCTTTATGTACCTGCTGTCTATGGAGGGAACGTAGTTATGTCGGTGCCTTTACCTGTACCATGGACAGGATACCAGGGTAGGTTTGCAGTTGATCCTCGAATCATTACACACCAGGCAGCAATGGCCTATAATATGAACCTGTTACAGACACATGGACGTGGGTCTCCCATACCTTATGGCCTTGGACATCACCCACCTGTCAGCATAGGGCAGCCACAAAATCAGCATCAGGAGAAGGATCAGCATGAACAGAATCGAAACGGTAAAAGTGATACAAATAATCCTGGACCTGAAATTAATAAGATTCGAACACCAGAGAAAAAGCCTACAGAACCAAAACAGGTTGATTTGGAATCAAATCCACAGAATAGAAGTCCTGAATCACGTCCTGGTATTGTTTATCCCAATACCAAATTTCATCGCAAAGATAACCTCAACCCAAGACACCTAAATCTTCCTCTTCCTGCTCCTCATACACAGTATGCAATCCCTAATCGCCATTTTCATCCCCTTCCCCAGTTACCAAGGCCACCATTTCCTATTCCACAGCAGCACAACTTGTTAAATCAACAGCAGAGTAATTTACCTGAACAACCAAATCAAATGCCACCCCAACCAAATCAGGTAGTCCAGCAGCAAAATCAGATGAATCAGCAGACTCAGCAGCCACCTCCTCAACTTTCTCCTGCATACCAGACAGGACCCAACAACGCTTTTTTTAATAATGCAGTTTGTCATCAGGCGCAGTCTCCTCCTGCAGAGGCTGTGATTCCTGAGCAGCAGCCCCCTCCCACGCTGCAAGAAGGCCATAGTCCCCTGAGGGCCATTCCACAGCCCAGCCCCATTCTTCCTTCACATCTGAGTAACTTCATTGAGGAGAGCTCCTCGGGATTGACTATCAGGGAGGCTTTAGATCATCGTGTGCCTGGGAGCATCACTCTGGAAACATTTAGGCAGCAGCAAGCGCGGTTGCAGCAGTGGACTGAGCATCCTGCCTATCTCAGCCATGGCGGTCCTCCGTatccacaccaccaccaccctcaccTCCCACATCTCCCTCAGCCTCCCATTGGGTTACATCATCCACAAGTAAGGGCAGACTGGAAGCTCACCAGCAGTGCTGAAAATGAAGCAGAAACAACATACTCAAGGTTTCAAGACTTAATCAGAGAACTGTCCAGTCGTGATCAAAGTGAAACACGGGAGCTAGCTGAAATGCCACCACCTCAATCAAGACTTTTGCAATATAGACAAGTTCAGACTAGGAGCCCACCAGCACTCCCATCTCCCCCATCCAGTTCAGACCACAGTAGCCACTTTTCTAACTTTGGTGACAACAGCAGAGACGTTGAAGTAGCCAGTAGCCCAGCATTTCCGCAGCGCCTACCACCCCAGATATTCAGCTCACATTTCTCGTTGCCATCTGAACACATTGCCCCTCCTCCCTTGAAGTACCTGGCACCTGATGGAGCATGGACTTTTGCTAATTTACAACAGAATCATCTAATGGGGCCAGGTTTTCCCTATGGCCTACCTCCGTTGCCTCACAGGCCACCGCAAAACCCTTTTGTACAAATTCAGAATCATCAACATGCTGTTGGTCAAGAGCCATTTCACCCATTGTCATCTCGAACAGTGTCTTCTTCTTCGCTCCCTAGCTTAGAAGAGTATGAACCCAGAGGACCTGGTCGGCCCTTGTACCAAAGAAGAATCTCATCTAGCTCAGTCCAGCCTTGTTCTGAAGAACTAAACACTCCTCAAGACAGTCTTGCTCAGTGTAAAGAGCTTCAGGACCATAATAACCAATCTTCTATCAACTTTTCATCCCCGGAGTCCTGGGTAAACACCACCTCATCTGTCCCCTACCAGAACATTCCGTGCAATGGATCCAGTAGGACAGCTCAGCCCCAAGAGTTGATAGCTCCTCCCACAACTGTCATCCCCCTTGAGGATCAACTGAAGTCTGAAAACCTCGAGTTATCCAGTTCCTTCAACTATAATGTGCTGCAGCATCTCGGCCAGTTCCCCCCACTCATGCCCAACAAGCAGCTCGCCGAGTCGGCCAACAGCAGTAGCCAGCAGACCTCTGCGGGGAGCAAGCCCACCATGTCCTATGCCAGTGCTCTGCGAGCCCCTCCCAAGCCAAGGCCCCCGCCTGAGCAGGCCAAGAAGGGTAGTgaccctctttctcttttccaagaACTTAGCCTGGGGAGCTCATCAGGCAGCAATGGCTTTTACTCCTATTTTAAATGA